A segment of the Psilocybe cubensis strain MGC-MH-2018 chromosome 5, whole genome shotgun sequence genome:
AGCCACATGACAAGAAATACAACaaaagagagaaatagaAATCTGATAGGCGGATGAGGGTGGGAGTAGTGCGGCGAGATGTACAACAGCTGAACCGCATACGAAACAGATACGAGGGAAAAAGAATAATACATACAACAATAATAAAAGCAGTCCCAAGGATAAGATGCAGCGAGGTGAAGGTTAAAAGCAGATATGTGACCCGGTTTGTGTGTATTGAACCTAGTTCGTGAAGGAGGAAGGCGATGGAAATGAAATGGATATTCTTCTTCGCCTCTGCGAAGACTGGGCGAAGGGCTCGATGGGATGTCGTAATGCCGGACTACATGGCATACTGTGGGATTGAAGTCATGAATGCTGAGAAATCAAGGTCTAGATGGGCTAAGGGAGCGCTGATTTCTTGATGGGCGTGATCCCCATAGGCGGCGTAATTCGCATGCGCCTGAGGGCTGGAAAATGAAAGAGAGTCGATCCCGCTACCGCAGATATTCTGCTGGGGAACACCGCAGGATTGGTCGAAGGTAGGGTAATTGACAGAGAAGTCGTCGAAAGCGTTAGATAGCTGGTGATCGAAAGCATCGTATGTCGAGGAGTAGGAAGGTGTGGGCGGAGAGCTTAGAAGCGGGCTGGAATTCGACATGTAGTCCGGAGTCGACGGAGTACCGGGGGATGGGCTGGCGTCCCACTGCTGCATAAAAGAAGTGTCGATGGTGAGGCTCGCATGGAAGCTACCATTATTGAGCGAAGCAGATAATGGATCGCAGTCGTAAGTAGGAAGGGGAGAGACAATATTGTCGAATGAAAATGTTCCAAAGTTCTGCAAGGATTGTATAACATTGAGAGGTTATTCAAAAGTTTTGCATTAACGATACTCACAAAGGCCGGCTCCTCTTTTAGAGGGCCTTCTATCAGAGGCTCAGGCACGGCAGCGACATTCCCATTGGCTGGCGATAGGTTTGGTGTTGTAGAGTTGTCTGGCGTGGAACAGCGAGTTGGACGAGTACTCGAAGAACGGGGTTTCCGGGGACTGGATGCGACGTGTTGAAGGAATGACTGTGGTCGTGAATTGTCGGTGTCGGGAACGGGTGCGGATGATGATCGTCGGAATGCGTGAGCTGTGATGGGCGCCTCGAAGCGGGTGACGATTTCAGGAACATGGTACTTATCAAATTCTTCCACCGCTGCATTCAACTCACTCCCCTTCTTACCCTCCACTAATAGCTGCGCGATCTTCGTACACCGCTTGATATCCTTAGGTTCCACCTCTCTCACCTTGCGCTTCTCAACGGGAccgcctttcgctttcgtctgCACGGGTCGGAAGGCGTACTTCGGGAATTTGCGTTTATGTTCGTCGAGCGCCTCTTTCGCCTTCTGATGCCAAATTTGGCGCTGGTCCTCGGGCAGACTTTGCCATGTCAAGCCGATGATCTTAGATAGCGTCGAGTGATTGGTCTCGACAGCTGTCGAAACGTGTTGGCTCTTAATGAATGACGAACGGAAAAGAATGAACGCGTTGGGAGGGCGGGGGATGTGGTTTTCGGGCTTCTTCTTTGAATGTGGCTGACGACGGGGGGCTGCGGCATCACCTTCAGGAGGGAACATGACGAACTCGGATGGTGCGTCCACAAGTGGAGGGGGTGTGTCCGAAAACGACCACGAGGTCATGGCAGAAGTGAAAGAAACCTCCGATCCATTTGTGGGCTCAGGCTGAGATGTCCACACATAGGTATTGCCTGTAAGCGCTCGAGTGTCAACGTGTTGCCTCATTTTGGGATCGATGTCGTGAAGGGGATCTTACCGGCTGATGCTGAGCGCTTCAGTCCCTTTGTTCTCTCTGCAGGCATATTTAAATGGCTATAAGAGCGGGAGGGGGAGAAAATACGAGTTTGAGAGGAGGGGAAGACTCGGAGGCGACGGGTGGGATAAGAATATGGGGACCAAGTTGGGCGGGGGATACGGACGAACAGGTATCGCTAGATTTTAACACGAGGTCCAACGCTAGTTTCTTATAAGGCAGCCCGCAGAAAGAGGAATCGAGCCCTGCATGATCATGCCATAATCGGGATCGGAATGAGATCTGTCCCAATATGGTCACTCCAAGAATAGAAGTCATACGCCTTGCTGACATTCTTTTTCTCACCTTCTTCCTCACCGAATATTGGCCATTACACATAATCGAGGGACAATATTTGCTGATATGAACGGGTGTAGCAAAATAAATATACTGTATTTTTGCGTATTGGGACTTTAATTTTCTACCTAAGCACTCTGTGCGGCTTTAATAATTTTGCTCCGAAGTCCAGGGTGGATTGGCGTATTTGGCGCGATTTGTTGCTCAGATGTCCAGATTTCGGACCACGTCGTTCTCATGCTTATCCTTTCCAGCATCTTATCATTTATAATCTAATTATTGGGGCGCAGCGCGACTCCTTGCACGATGCATGACTCGAGGCGGGCGGAGTCGAATACATTCTCATCTTGGTCTGTGCACGAGGCGTGTAGGAAGAGTCGGCAAAGTCGTGTCAGACCATATTGACCAGCGACGTATTTACTCGACGTCTCACGTAACCCGACTTTGGAGCCCAAGCAGGATCTTTTCGCATCAATACGCCACCTATTAAAATGGACCTATCTGATCCCCTTCACCGTCAGAGTCGAATTCAAGTATCTCTTGGACGGTGTACTGTATTCGTTGTGCTTCAGCTCAGCTCTTTGGCATGAAACACAAAATCTCTTACTACTCAGACGACGGCTAATAAAATAATAGGCTAGTAGCGTAGCACATGCGTATAGTTGAGCTTCTTCGACCGCGCTCTCAGTCCTGCTACCCCATTGAACTGATTCCATCATCCCATGGTCCCCTTTTGGCAATTGAGTTTTGCCGAACGGTGTCGGGACTCGGGAACCGATAAATGACGCTTTCCCAAGGGTCCTCCTTCTGGGTCTCTGTGGCTTTATCTGATCAACTAATCTATTCtattcattttctttgtaGAACAAGGTCCCCCTTCGAATTCAAAGTTAAGAATATCTGTTCTCAATACCTAACAACGATATCTAATCTAACGTGTCTTGTGCGAATTGTGATGTACCCTGAATTGAATAACTGCCCGTGAAAAGTATATCAGGAACAAGAGTCTAAAGACCACTATTTGGCAGATAAACATGTATTAACGCCAATATCTGATTGAATACATGTGAACGTGTGTCGCGACCTTCTCCGCAACCTGGACTGTTCTGTACTTGTTATGGAAAGGCGTCGAGTGCGTCACGATGAATTAGTTGACCGACCATGCCAAGTTGCGCCTGTTCAATCTGCATATTTGACATCTCTTCGTGCGTTGACTTGTCGGTTGAAACTGCTTGaacacgaaaaaaaaatcaccATAGGTCATTCCTTTAGGCCGGTTAGGAACGCTCGTTAGAGCGCGATACTTCATCGCAGTGATACAAAAATGTCTAATTGAGCGTGAGCACATAATTGCCCCAAACGCAGCAGGGTTGATCCCATTGCAGATACGCGTCCCAGTGCCTCGAGATATTCTCATGCTCACCGATTCAGCTGATTTCAATTACTCCGGTCGGGTCAGGCACTCAAGGACACTGATGCATCACGCACTCCGGAGGCCTGGGGATCTGTGAGAACGACTTGCGATACCGCTTGAAATACAACCACCTCTGTGTCCGGCCAAGttcttttttatttactCGGAGAATATTGGTTTGATGGGATGGATTTGCTTCCCAtctcttgttttttttggggatTTTTTGGACGTCAGCCGCTTAATGCCAATGACGTTTAGTGATAATGGTAATCCGAGGCAATAAGCATCCTTATGGTCGATATCGGATAACCATGATCATGTAAATCTTTCTTCTGCTATAAAAATTTTTTGGgtcctttcttttcaattcaattctCACTTGCATGAATATCATAAAACATCTAATAATAGGTGATATGATAGTCATAACCTACTTCAATACAACGCTTCAAAACCTCATATCGACGTTATCGGTATGATAAAACATGTAAACCTTCGTAGGCACTTCCCAAATCACTAACCTCGGAAGATATTCTGAGATCCATGACATGTGGAGCTATCCATGAGGCTACGAAGAACAGAATACAGATGTCGGCTATCCTCGATCCTCAAGGTGATGTTTGAGatgtgaaaaaaagaaattcgTTGTATTTTCAGTGGTTCCCCGGTTGCCCGTGAACAGTGATGAATGGTAGTAGCTAGTGCTACTCCTTCGGCGCCCGCTTACGACGTCACCATCCAGTGCAAGATAGGCTGGAACGTAGGTCACCGTGAATTACACAATCCAGCCCTCTTCAATGGACACGACCATTAGCAGGTATTGCTTTGTATTTTTCATCACCTCTGTTTCGAACTAAGCTTGTTAGCTCACGGAAATATCAGCACAATTTAATTTCCCTTTTCCTATGGATTTTCACAGTCTCAAAGGGAACTTTGTGACAGCTGGCAGCCAAGGGGGAGCGAGCTATAGTATGTACCTGGATGCCTTTCATAACGCCACCCATAACTTAACAGAGCTTGTCGCATCAATATTACATTCACCCTTAACTTCAAACTGCGCGAAACATGCTCATGCTACTCCAAATGGACAAATATTCATTGTGTCTAGGAGCGGCGTAGAACAAAACAGGGATCCCACGATAAACAGACCCTGTGAGTCTTTTTGAACGTGCTCATCGGAAAACGAGGCTACGAGGCGTCAAAATACCGGCAACGAGTGTCATGGAACATTTCCTCCAGATATAGCTTAGACCTGTCTGTTAGTCACTTAGTGTGTATGGATTATTTACACTGTTTATGTTATTTCTGATGATAATGTTCCCTGGAGTGAGTGGCTGCATAGCCAAGTTGGACGGATGGGACGTCCAGATCGTCCAGAGGTAAAGGCTAACGATGACAGGCTTGTGTGTGCTTCAATCAAATGATCCAACGTCATTTTGTTCCTGTCCGGTCAGTCAGGAGTGTGGTGCCTTTGGAATTACCATTTTTGTCCTAAATTAACTTCAGCATCCAGCTTCTCGATAAGCCGTGGTGCCGTGGTGATATGGTCTCTTATTCCTCATACTTACTCTCCTTGACTCGACTTGTACCTACACGCAGCACCATTAAGGATGGATACAATCGATCACTGCAAAGGACCAATTAATTAGATTCTTTACATCCAGCGAAATGACGGTCAAGTGGCCCTTTTGATCTCTGTGTATATCCGTTCGATAATAATGAACGATTTCATGATGTTCTGATTACGATTCCTTGCATCCGAGTTCCGATGGTACGTTCTACATTCCTTAGCAAGTCCTTTTA
Coding sequences within it:
- a CDS encoding Repressor ROX1; the protein is MPAERTKGLKRSASAGNTYVWTSQPEPTNGSEVSFTSAMTSWSFSDTPPPLVDAPSEFVMFPPEGDAAAPRRQPHSKKKPENHIPRPPNAFILFRSSFIKSQHVSTAVETNHSTLSKIIGLTWQSLPEDQRQIWHQKAKEALDEHKRKFPKYAFRPVQTKAKGGPVEKRKVREVEPKDIKRCTKIAQLLVEGKKGSELNAAVEEFDKYHVPEIVTRFEAPITAHAFRRSSSAPVPDTDNSRPQSFLQHVASSPRKPRSSSTRPTRCSTPDNSTTPNLSPANGNVAAVPEPLIEGPLKEEPAFNFGTFSFDNIVSPLPTYDCDPLSASLNNGSFHASLTIDTSFMQQWDASPSPGTPSTPDYMSNSSPLLSSPPTPSYSSTYDAFDHQLSNAFDDFSVNYPTFDQSCGVPQQNICGSGIDSLSFSSPQAHANYAAYGDHAHQEISAPLAHLDLDFSAFMTSIPQYAM